One window of the Mycobacterium haemophilum DSM 44634 genome contains the following:
- a CDS encoding F0F1 ATP synthase subunit gamma: MAATLRELRGRIRSAGSIKKITKAQELIATSRIARAQARLESARPYAVEITRMLTTLASEAALDHPLLVERAAPKRAGVLVVSSDRGLCGAYNANIFRRSEELFSLLRAEGKTPVLYVVGRKALNYYTFRNWDITESWTGFSEQPKYENAAEIASALVDAFMLGSGENGAGVDELHIVFTEFKSMLSQSTEARRMAPMVVEYVEESKLPRTLYSFEPDATTLFEALLPRYLTTRVYAAMLESAASELASRQRAMKSATDNADDLIKALTLEANRERQAQITQEISEIVGGANALADAR; encoded by the coding sequence ATGGCTGCCACACTTCGTGAACTACGCGGACGGATCCGTTCAGCGGGCTCGATCAAGAAGATCACCAAGGCCCAGGAGCTGATCGCGACGTCGCGTATCGCCAGGGCGCAGGCCCGCCTGGAGTCCGCCCGGCCCTACGCCGTCGAGATCACCCGGATGCTCACGACCCTGGCTTCCGAGGCCGCTCTCGACCATCCATTGCTCGTCGAGCGCGCTGCACCCAAGCGCGCCGGCGTGTTGGTGGTGTCCTCCGACCGTGGACTGTGTGGCGCGTACAACGCCAACATCTTCCGCCGCTCCGAGGAGTTGTTTTCGCTGCTGCGGGCGGAAGGCAAAACGCCGGTACTGTACGTGGTCGGCCGTAAAGCGCTGAATTACTACACTTTCCGCAACTGGGACATCACTGAGTCGTGGACTGGCTTCTCTGAGCAACCCAAATACGAGAACGCCGCCGAGATCGCTTCGGCGCTTGTCGATGCATTCATGCTCGGCAGCGGCGAGAACGGTGCAGGCGTTGACGAGCTGCACATCGTCTTCACCGAGTTCAAATCGATGCTGTCGCAGTCGACCGAGGCCCGCCGGATGGCTCCGATGGTCGTGGAATACGTCGAGGAGTCCAAGCTGCCGCGCACTCTGTACTCGTTTGAGCCAGATGCCACGACGCTCTTCGAAGCGTTGCTGCCGCGGTACCTCACTACCCGCGTGTACGCCGCGATGCTCGAATCCGCGGCATCGGAGCTGGCGTCGCGCCAACGGGCGATGAAGTCGGCAACCGACAACGCGGACGATCTGATCAAGGCCCTGACGTTGGAGGCAAACCGTGAGCGGCAGGCCCAGATTACCCAAGAGATAAGCGAAATCGTCGGTGGCGCAAATGCACTCGCCGACGCGCGCTAG
- a CDS encoding DNA-3-methyladenine glycosylase 2 family protein gives MHDDFERCYRAVQSKDARFDGWFVTAVLTTRIYCRPSCPVRPPFARNVQFLPSAAAAQRAGFRACKRCRPDASPGSPEWNVRGDVVARAMRLIADGTVDREGVSGLAVRVGYTTRQLERLLQAEVGAGPLALARAQRTQTARVLIETTDLPFSDVAFAAGFSSIRQFNDTVRLVCDAPPTALRKRAAARYGSSKVRATSAGTVSLRLPVRTPFAYEGVFGHLAAGVVPGCEEVRDGAYRRTLRLSWGNGLVSLTPAPDHVRCVLVLDDFRDLAAATARCRRLLDLDADPEAVVEALTDDPNLGPVVAKAPGQRIPRTVDEAELAIRAVLGQQVSTKAARTHLSRLVVAYGNPVHDAGGTLTHTFPSVEQLTEIDPAHLAVPTARQRTISALAAGIADGSVTLDAGCDWTRARSQLLSLPGVGPWTAEVVAMRGLGDPDAFPASDLGVQLAAQQLGLPKAQRALTEHSTRWRPWRSYATQHLWTTLDHPVNQWPPKEIA, from the coding sequence GTGCATGACGATTTCGAACGCTGCTATCGGGCGGTCCAATCCAAGGACGCCCGGTTCGACGGCTGGTTCGTCACTGCGGTGTTGACGACCCGGATCTACTGCCGGCCCAGCTGCCCAGTGCGGCCCCCGTTCGCCCGTAACGTGCAGTTCCTGCCAAGCGCGGCAGCCGCCCAGCGAGCGGGCTTCCGCGCGTGCAAGCGGTGCCGACCCGACGCTTCCCCGGGATCCCCGGAATGGAACGTGCGTGGTGACGTGGTCGCGCGGGCAATGCGGCTAATTGCGGACGGCACAGTGGACCGTGAAGGCGTCAGCGGCCTTGCCGTCCGCGTCGGCTACACCACCCGTCAGCTGGAGCGGCTTTTGCAGGCCGAGGTCGGCGCCGGCCCGCTCGCGCTGGCTCGCGCGCAACGAACCCAGACTGCCCGGGTGCTCATCGAGACCACAGACCTGCCGTTCAGTGATGTCGCATTCGCGGCCGGGTTTTCTAGCATCCGCCAGTTCAACGACACCGTGCGCCTGGTGTGTGACGCCCCGCCGACGGCGTTGCGCAAACGCGCAGCCGCCCGCTACGGGTCCTCGAAAGTCCGAGCTACCTCCGCCGGGACGGTCTCGCTTCGGCTACCGGTGCGCACGCCGTTCGCGTATGAGGGTGTTTTCGGTCATCTGGCTGCCGGTGTGGTGCCCGGTTGCGAAGAGGTGCGCGACGGTGCCTACCGACGCACGCTGCGGCTCTCCTGGGGTAACGGCCTAGTCAGCCTGACGCCGGCACCCGATCATGTGCGCTGCGTGCTGGTGCTCGATGACTTCCGAGACCTCGCGGCGGCGACCGCTCGGTGCCGGCGGCTGCTCGACCTCGACGCCGATCCTGAAGCGGTGGTCGAAGCGCTCACCGACGACCCCAATCTGGGGCCGGTGGTGGCCAAGGCACCTGGACAACGTATCCCCCGCACCGTCGACGAGGCTGAGCTCGCCATCCGCGCGGTATTAGGCCAACAAGTGTCGACCAAGGCGGCACGAACCCACCTGAGCAGGCTAGTAGTCGCCTACGGAAATCCGGTACACGATGCCGGGGGCACATTGACCCACACCTTCCCCTCCGTCGAGCAACTCACCGAGATCGACCCCGCGCATCTGGCCGTCCCCACAGCACGGCAACGGACGATCAGCGCACTCGCCGCCGGCATTGCCGACGGAAGTGTCACCCTGGACGCCGGGTGCGACTGGACTCGCGCGCGTAGTCAATTGCTATCCCTTCCGGGCGTCGGTCCCTGGACAGCTGAGGTAGTCGCCATGCGCGGCCTTGGTGACCCCGACGCTTTTCCGGCCAGCGACCTCGGCGTACAGCTGGCTGCCCAGCAACTAGGCCTGCCCAAGGCACAGCGCGCCCTCACCGAGCACAGCACTCGCTGGCGTCCCTGGCGTTCCTACGCCACCCAACACCTCTGGACCACCCTCGACCATCCAGTAAACCAATGGCCGCCAAAGGAGATCGCATGA
- a CDS encoding methylated-DNA--[protein]-cysteine S-methyltransferase produces MINYRTIDSPIGPLTLAGYGSVLTNLRMVDQTYEPSRADWTPDDGAFADTVSQLGAYFAGELTEFAVELDLRGTKFQQRVWQALLTIPYGETRSYGEIAEQIGSPGAARAVGLANGHNPIAVIVPCHRVIGANGSLTGFGGGLDRKHTLLELEKHQASANLTLFD; encoded by the coding sequence ATGATTAACTACCGCACCATCGATAGCCCAATAGGACCGTTGACATTGGCCGGATATGGCTCGGTGTTGACGAACTTGCGAATGGTCGATCAAACCTACGAGCCGAGCCGCGCCGACTGGACGCCCGACGATGGCGCATTTGCTGATACCGTCAGCCAACTTGGCGCCTACTTCGCCGGTGAGCTTACCGAATTCGCTGTCGAGCTCGATTTACGGGGAACGAAATTCCAACAGCGAGTTTGGCAGGCCCTGCTGACCATTCCGTATGGAGAGACCCGGTCCTACGGAGAGATCGCCGAACAGATCGGGTCGCCCGGCGCTGCCCGTGCGGTGGGATTGGCCAACGGCCATAATCCGATCGCCGTCATTGTTCCCTGCCATCGTGTTATCGGCGCCAATGGCAGCCTTACCGGCTTTGGCGGCGGACTCGATCGCAAGCACACCCTGCTCGAATTGGAGAAACACCAGGCGTCGGCGAATTTGACACTATTCGACTAG
- a CDS encoding DUF2550 domain-containing protein: protein MSAPMVGMVVLVVTLGAAVLALSYRLWKLRQGGTAGIMRDIPAIGGHGWRHGVIRYRGGEAAFYRLSSLRLWPDRRLSRRGVEIVGRRGPRGDEFDIMTDKIVVLELRDTTQDRRSGYEIALDQGAMTAFLSWLESRPSPRARRRSV, encoded by the coding sequence ATGAGCGCGCCCATGGTCGGCATGGTCGTGCTCGTTGTCACGTTGGGCGCAGCGGTCCTTGCCCTGAGCTATCGGTTATGGAAACTGCGTCAGGGCGGAACGGCTGGGATCATGCGAGACATCCCGGCGATCGGAGGTCATGGCTGGCGCCATGGCGTGATTCGCTATCGGGGTGGGGAGGCCGCCTTCTACCGGCTGTCCAGTCTGCGGTTGTGGCCGGATCGCCGGCTGAGCCGACGGGGTGTTGAGATCGTGGGTCGGCGCGGTCCGCGCGGCGACGAGTTCGACATCATGACTGACAAGATCGTCGTATTGGAACTGCGCGATACGACGCAGGATCGGAGGTCGGGATATGAGATCGCCCTCGATCAGGGCGCAATGACTGCGTTCCTGTCGTGGCTGGAGTCCCGTCCGTCACCGCGCGCACGGCGTCGCAGCGTTTGA
- the atpD gene encoding F0F1 ATP synthase subunit beta → MPATTKTTKTTGNTETSGRVVRVTGPVVDVEFPRGSVPELFNALNAKITFSSLAKTLTLEVAQHLGDNLVRTISLQPTDGLVRGVEVTDTGNSIAVPVGEGVKGHVFNALGHCLDEPGYGEEFEHWSIHRKPPSFEELEPRTEMLETGLKVVDLLTPYVRGGKIALFGGAGVGKTVLIQEMINRIARNFGGTSVFAGVGERTREGNDLWVELQEANVLKDTALVFGQMDEPPGTRMRVALSALTMAEWFRDEAGQDVLLFIDNIFRFTQAGSEVSTLLGRMPSAVGYQPTLADEMGELQERITSTRGRSITSMQAVYVPADDYTDPAPATTFAHLDATTELSRAVFSKGIFPAVDPLASSSTILDPGVVGEEHYRVAQEVIRILQRYKDLQDIIAILGIDELSEEDKQLVNRARRIERFLSQNMMAAEQFTGQPGSTVPVKETIDAFDRLCKGEFDHVPEQAFFLIGGLDDLAKKAESLGAKL, encoded by the coding sequence ATGCCTGCTACTACTAAGACGACGAAAACGACCGGAAACACGGAGACCAGCGGCCGCGTGGTACGGGTCACCGGGCCCGTGGTCGACGTCGAGTTCCCGCGAGGTTCTGTCCCGGAGCTGTTCAACGCGCTCAACGCGAAGATCACTTTCTCCTCGCTCGCCAAGACCCTCACGCTCGAGGTTGCGCAGCATCTCGGTGACAACTTGGTGCGTACCATCTCGTTGCAGCCCACCGACGGGCTGGTGCGTGGAGTTGAGGTCACCGACACCGGTAACTCGATCGCGGTGCCGGTTGGCGAGGGCGTCAAGGGGCATGTTTTCAACGCGCTGGGGCACTGCTTGGATGAGCCTGGGTACGGAGAAGAGTTCGAGCACTGGTCGATTCACCGTAAGCCGCCGTCCTTCGAGGAGCTCGAGCCTCGCACCGAGATGCTCGAGACCGGCCTGAAAGTCGTGGATCTGCTGACTCCGTATGTGCGTGGCGGCAAGATCGCCCTGTTCGGCGGTGCCGGGGTGGGCAAGACGGTGCTAATTCAGGAGATGATCAACCGCATCGCCCGTAACTTCGGCGGTACGTCGGTGTTCGCCGGCGTGGGAGAGCGCACCCGCGAGGGCAACGACCTGTGGGTCGAGCTTCAAGAAGCCAACGTGCTCAAGGACACTGCGCTGGTATTCGGTCAGATGGATGAGCCGCCTGGCACCCGTATGCGGGTGGCGCTGTCCGCGTTGACGATGGCCGAATGGTTCCGTGACGAGGCGGGCCAGGACGTGCTGCTGTTCATCGACAACATCTTCCGGTTCACCCAGGCCGGGTCCGAGGTGTCGACGCTACTCGGTCGTATGCCATCGGCGGTGGGGTACCAGCCCACACTGGCCGACGAGATGGGTGAGTTGCAGGAGCGCATCACGTCGACGCGGGGCCGGTCGATCACGTCGATGCAGGCCGTCTACGTACCGGCCGACGACTACACCGACCCGGCGCCGGCGACGACGTTCGCTCACCTGGACGCCACCACCGAGCTGTCCCGTGCGGTGTTCTCCAAGGGCATCTTCCCCGCGGTAGACCCGCTGGCATCGAGCTCTACCATTCTCGACCCCGGTGTCGTAGGCGAGGAGCACTACCGGGTGGCGCAGGAAGTCATCCGGATCCTGCAGCGGTACAAGGACCTTCAGGACATCATTGCGATCCTCGGTATCGACGAGCTCTCTGAAGAGGACAAGCAGCTGGTCAATCGGGCCCGGCGCATCGAGCGGTTCCTCTCGCAGAACATGATGGCGGCTGAACAGTTCACCGGGCAGCCGGGTTCGACGGTCCCGGTCAAAGAGACCATCGACGCGTTCGACCGCTTGTGCAAGGGGGAGTTCGACCATGTGCCCGAGCAGGCCTTCTTCTTGATTGGTGGTCTCGACGACTTGGCCAAGAAGGCCGAGAGCCTCGGCGCCAAGTTGTGA
- the murA gene encoding UDP-N-acetylglucosamine 1-carboxyvinyltransferase has translation MAERFVVTGGNRLSGEVAVGGAKNSVLKLMAATLLAEGTSTITNCPDILDVPLMAEVLRGLGATVELDGDVARITSPDEPKYDADFAAVRQFRASVCVLGPLVGRCKQARVALPGGDAIGSRPLDMHQAGLRQLGARCNIEHGCVVASAEALRGAEIQLEFPSVGATENILMAAVVAEGVTTIHNAAREPDVVDLCTMLNQMGAQVEGAGSPTMTITGVPRLYPTEHRVIGDRIVAATWGIAAAMTRGDIAVTGVDPAHLQLVLHKLHDAGATVTQTDDSFRVAQYERPKAVNVATLPFPGFPTDLQPMAIALASIADGTSMITENVFEARFRFVEEMIRLGADARTDGHHAVVRGLPQLSSAPVWCSDIRAGAGLVLAGLVADGDTEVHDVFHIDRGYPLFVENLVSLGAEIERVCS, from the coding sequence GTGGCGGAGCGATTCGTGGTGACCGGCGGCAACCGGTTGTCAGGCGAAGTCGCCGTCGGAGGTGCCAAGAACAGCGTGCTCAAGCTTATGGCCGCGACGTTGTTGGCCGAAGGCACCAGCACGATCACCAATTGCCCCGACATCCTCGATGTGCCGCTGATGGCGGAGGTACTGCGTGGCCTGGGCGCCACCGTCGAACTCGATGGCGACGTCGCCCGAATCACCTCGCCCGACGAACCGAAGTACGACGCTGACTTCGCTGCCGTGCGGCAGTTCCGGGCCTCGGTCTGCGTGCTGGGGCCGCTGGTCGGGCGGTGCAAACAAGCCAGGGTCGCGCTCCCGGGTGGTGACGCGATCGGATCGCGTCCGCTGGATATGCACCAGGCCGGCCTACGGCAGCTGGGGGCTCGCTGCAATATCGAGCACGGATGCGTGGTGGCTTCCGCAGAAGCGTTGCGCGGCGCTGAGATTCAGTTGGAGTTTCCCTCAGTGGGGGCTACCGAGAACATCCTGATGGCCGCCGTCGTGGCTGAGGGTGTGACCACAATTCATAACGCGGCGCGCGAACCCGACGTGGTCGACCTGTGCACGATGTTGAACCAGATGGGCGCACAGGTCGAAGGCGCGGGTTCGCCGACTATGACGATCACCGGCGTCCCGCGGCTCTACCCGACCGAGCATCGCGTCATCGGAGACCGGATTGTGGCCGCTACCTGGGGCATTGCTGCTGCCATGACCCGCGGCGACATAGCGGTGACCGGTGTTGACCCGGCCCATCTTCAGCTGGTGCTGCACAAGTTGCATGACGCGGGTGCCACCGTCACCCAGACGGACGACAGTTTCCGAGTGGCCCAGTACGAGCGCCCGAAAGCCGTCAATGTTGCGACCTTGCCCTTCCCCGGTTTTCCGACCGATCTGCAGCCGATGGCGATCGCTTTGGCGTCGATCGCCGATGGCACGTCGATGATCACGGAGAACGTGTTTGAGGCACGATTCCGCTTTGTCGAAGAGATGATCAGGCTGGGCGCCGATGCCCGCACAGATGGGCACCATGCTGTCGTGCGGGGTCTTCCACAACTCTCGAGCGCACCGGTGTGGTGTTCGGACATCCGCGCCGGCGCCGGCTTGGTGCTCGCGGGACTCGTCGCTGACGGAGACACCGAGGTCCACGACGTTTTCCACATCGATCGCGGGTACCCATTGTTCGTGGAGAACCTGGTGAGTTTGGGAGCAGAGATTGAGCGAGTATGCTCGTGA
- a CDS encoding cob(I)yrinic acid a,c-diamide adenosyltransferase, whose protein sequence is MAIHLTRIYTRTGDDGTTGLSDFSRVAKTDLRLVAYADCDEANSAIGVALALGNADQKIAGVLRHIQNDLFDAGADLSTPLTDPAENPAHPQLRITQAYIDRLEGWCDAYNAPLPALNSFVLPGGSPLSALLHVARTVTRRAERSAWAAVDAHPGVVSVLPARYLNRLSDLLFILSRAANAGDDVLWRPGG, encoded by the coding sequence ATGGCAATACATCTGACCCGCATCTACACGCGAACCGGCGACGACGGGACGACAGGGTTGAGCGATTTCTCACGGGTCGCGAAAACCGATCTCCGCCTCGTGGCGTACGCGGATTGCGACGAAGCCAACTCCGCGATCGGCGTCGCACTTGCCCTAGGAAATGCCGACCAAAAAATCGCCGGCGTACTACGGCATATCCAAAATGACTTGTTCGATGCCGGCGCAGATCTGTCCACCCCCTTGACAGACCCAGCGGAAAATCCCGCACATCCCCAGCTACGGATCACCCAGGCATACATTGATCGGCTCGAGGGGTGGTGTGACGCGTATAACGCACCGTTACCGGCGCTGAACTCCTTTGTGCTACCAGGTGGTTCGCCATTGTCAGCGCTATTGCACGTCGCTCGCACGGTGACACGTCGGGCCGAGCGATCGGCGTGGGCCGCTGTCGACGCTCACCCGGGAGTGGTCAGTGTTTTGCCCGCGAGATACCTGAACCGGCTGTCGGATCTGCTTTTTATCCTGTCGCGGGCGGCGAATGCGGGTGATGACGTGCTGTGGCGACCAGGCGGCTGA
- a CDS encoding FAD-dependent oxidoreductase → MAGEISRQTFLRGAAGALAAGAVFGAGAVGSGRVGLGRALAAPNSSGWDALSAALGGKVLRPGDGPQFATAKQVFNTNYNGSTPAVIVTPTSTADVQKAMAFAAAHQLKVAARSGGHSYVGASTANGAMVLDLRQLPGDINYDTATGQVTVTPATGLYAMHQVLAGAGRGIPTGTCPSVGAAGHALGGGLGANSRHAGLLCDQLTSASVVLPSGRLVTASASNNPDLLWALRGGGGGNVGVTTSLTFATFPTKDVDVVNLNFPPQAFAQVLLGWQNWLRTADRSSWALADATVDPLGTHCRILATCPVGSGSSVAGAIISAVGVQPTGTENHTFNYLDLVKYLAVGNLNPSPLGYVGGSDVFPVVNAAVAQGIASAVDAFPRGAGRALAIMHALDGALAGVAPGATAFPWRRQSALVQWYVETSGDPSAATSWLNAAHQAVHPYSVGGYVNYIEANQPASRYFGTNLSRLSAVRQKYDPGRVMFSGLNF, encoded by the coding sequence TTGGCGGGTGAGATCTCGCGCCAGACGTTTCTGCGAGGTGCCGCCGGAGCGTTAGCCGCTGGCGCCGTTTTTGGAGCCGGCGCAGTTGGATCGGGCCGAGTCGGTTTGGGCCGGGCTCTCGCCGCTCCGAACAGCTCCGGTTGGGACGCTCTTTCTGCCGCCCTCGGCGGGAAAGTGTTGCGACCCGGCGACGGTCCCCAATTCGCAACGGCCAAGCAGGTTTTCAACACGAACTACAACGGCTCGACGCCGGCGGTGATCGTCACCCCGACATCGACGGCGGACGTGCAAAAGGCGATGGCGTTCGCCGCGGCCCACCAGCTCAAGGTCGCCGCGCGCAGTGGTGGGCACTCCTATGTGGGCGCGTCTACCGCGAACGGCGCCATGGTGCTTGATTTGCGTCAGCTGCCCGGGGACATCAATTACGACACCGCCACCGGGCAGGTCACGGTGACGCCGGCTACCGGTTTGTATGCGATGCACCAGGTGCTGGCCGGGGCCGGTCGCGGCATTCCGACGGGTACCTGCCCGTCGGTCGGTGCCGCGGGGCACGCCTTAGGCGGCGGGCTGGGCGCCAATTCCCGGCATGCGGGCCTGCTCTGTGACCAATTGACGTCGGCATCGGTGGTGCTGCCCAGCGGCCGGCTGGTCACCGCGTCTGCCAGCAACAACCCCGACTTGCTCTGGGCGTTGCGTGGCGGGGGTGGCGGCAACGTCGGGGTGACGACCTCGCTGACCTTTGCCACGTTCCCCACCAAGGACGTTGACGTGGTGAACCTCAATTTCCCGCCGCAGGCGTTCGCCCAGGTCTTGCTTGGTTGGCAGAACTGGCTGCGGACCGCCGACCGAAGCAGCTGGGCACTGGCGGACGCCACCGTCGACCCGCTGGGTACGCATTGTCGTATCCTCGCAACCTGCCCGGTCGGGTCGGGCAGCAGTGTGGCGGGCGCCATCATTTCAGCCGTTGGGGTGCAACCAACGGGGACCGAGAACCACACCTTCAATTACTTGGACCTGGTCAAGTATCTGGCCGTCGGGAACCTCAACCCGTCGCCGCTGGGATATGTCGGCGGATCCGATGTCTTTCCCGTCGTCAACGCGGCTGTCGCCCAAGGGATCGCCTCGGCTGTCGACGCTTTTCCGCGCGGCGCGGGCCGTGCGTTGGCGATTATGCACGCCCTCGACGGTGCGCTCGCCGGTGTGGCGCCGGGGGCCACCGCCTTTCCGTGGCGCCGGCAGTCCGCGCTGGTGCAGTGGTACGTGGAAACATCCGGTGACCCGTCGGCAGCGACCAGCTGGCTCAACGCGGCACATCAAGCGGTGCATCCGTATTCGGTCGGCGGCTACGTGAATTACATTGAGGCGAACCAGCCGGCATCGCGGTACTTTGGCACGAATCTATCCCGGCTTAGCGCGGTACGGCAGAAGTATGATCCTGGCCGAGTCATGTTCTCCGGACTGAATTTCTAG
- the atpA gene encoding F0F1 ATP synthase subunit alpha has protein sequence MAELTISADDIQNAIEEYVSSFTADTSREEVGTVVDAGDGIAHVEGLPSVMTQELLEFPGGVLGVALNLDEHNVGAVILGDFQNIEEGQQVKRTGDVLSVPVGDAFMGRVVNPLGQPIDGRGDIEAETRRALELQAPSVVQRQSVKEPLQTGIKAIDAMTPIGRGQRQLIIGDRKTGKTAVCVDTILNQRQNWETGDPKRQVRCVYVAIGQKGTTIASVRRALEEGGAMDYTTIVAAPASDSAGFKWLAPYTGSAIAQHWMYNGKHVLIVFDDLTKQAEAYRAISLLLRRPPGREAYPGDVFYLHSRLLERCAKLSDDLGGGSLTGLPIIETKANDISAYIPTNVISITDGQCFLETDLFNQGVRPAINVGVSVSRVGGAAQIKAMKEVAGSLRLDLSQYRELEAFAAFASDLDATSKAQLERGARLVELLKQPQYQPMPVEEQVISIFLGTGGHLDSVPVEDVRRFETELLDHIRASENKILTEIRESQKLTDETADSLTEVIKSFKKGFAATGGASVVPDEHVEALDEEKLAKEAVQVKKPAPTVKKK, from the coding sequence ATGGCCGAGTTGACAATCTCCGCTGACGACATTCAGAACGCGATCGAAGAGTACGTAAGCTCTTTCACCGCCGACACGTCCCGCGAGGAAGTCGGTACCGTCGTCGACGCCGGGGACGGCATCGCGCACGTCGAAGGCCTGCCCTCCGTGATGACCCAGGAGCTGCTCGAGTTCCCCGGCGGGGTCCTGGGTGTCGCACTGAACCTCGACGAACACAACGTCGGCGCGGTGATCCTCGGTGACTTCCAGAACATCGAAGAAGGCCAACAGGTCAAGCGCACCGGCGACGTTCTGTCGGTCCCCGTTGGGGACGCGTTCATGGGGCGGGTGGTCAATCCACTCGGTCAGCCGATCGACGGACGCGGAGACATCGAGGCCGAAACTCGGCGCGCGCTGGAGCTGCAGGCGCCGTCGGTGGTCCAGCGGCAAAGTGTGAAGGAGCCGCTGCAGACCGGGATCAAGGCCATCGACGCGATGACCCCGATCGGCCGCGGCCAGCGTCAGCTGATCATCGGCGACCGTAAGACCGGCAAGACTGCGGTGTGTGTCGACACCATCCTCAACCAGCGCCAGAACTGGGAGACCGGCGATCCCAAGCGGCAGGTGCGCTGCGTGTACGTGGCCATCGGGCAGAAGGGCACCACGATCGCTTCCGTCCGCCGCGCCCTGGAGGAAGGCGGCGCGATGGACTACACCACCATCGTTGCGGCGCCGGCATCGGATTCCGCTGGCTTCAAATGGCTTGCGCCGTATACTGGTTCGGCGATCGCTCAGCACTGGATGTACAACGGCAAGCATGTGCTGATCGTCTTCGACGACCTGACCAAGCAGGCCGAGGCATACCGCGCCATCTCCTTGCTGTTGCGCCGTCCGCCGGGTCGCGAAGCCTATCCCGGTGACGTGTTCTACTTGCACTCGCGGCTGTTGGAGCGGTGCGCGAAGCTTTCCGACGACCTCGGTGGCGGCTCGCTGACGGGTCTGCCGATCATCGAAACCAAGGCCAACGACATCTCGGCCTACATCCCCACCAACGTCATCTCGATCACCGACGGGCAGTGCTTCCTGGAGACCGACCTGTTCAACCAGGGTGTCCGGCCGGCCATTAACGTCGGTGTCTCGGTGTCCCGGGTCGGTGGCGCGGCGCAGATCAAGGCAATGAAAGAGGTGGCAGGAAGCCTCCGCTTGGACTTGTCGCAGTACCGCGAGCTAGAGGCTTTCGCTGCCTTTGCCTCTGACCTGGACGCCACCTCCAAAGCACAGTTGGAGCGCGGTGCGCGACTGGTCGAACTGCTCAAACAACCGCAGTACCAACCCATGCCCGTCGAGGAGCAAGTGATCTCGATCTTTTTGGGCACCGGCGGCCACCTGGACTCAGTGCCGGTCGAGGACGTCAGGCGGTTCGAAACCGAACTGCTGGACCACATCCGGGCTTCCGAGAACAAAATCCTGACTGAGATCCGGGAGAGCCAGAAGCTCACCGACGAAACCGCCGATTCGCTCACCGAAGTCATCAAGAGCTTCAAGAAGGGCTTCGCGGCGACCGGTGGTGCATCGGTGGTGCCCGACGAACATGTCGAAGCCCTCGATGAGGAGAAGCTCGCCAAGGAAGCAGTGCAGGTCAAGAAGCCTGCGCCCACGGTCAAGAAGAAGTAG
- a CDS encoding F0F1 ATP synthase subunit epsilon, whose product MAELNIEIVAVDRKIWSGKGTFLFTRTTVGEIGILPRHIPVVAQLVDDAMVRVEREGEKDLRVAVDGGFLSVTEEGISILAESAEFESEIDEHAAKQDAESDDPRIAARGRARLRAVGAID is encoded by the coding sequence ATGGCTGAATTGAACATTGAGATCGTTGCCGTCGACCGAAAGATCTGGTCGGGCAAGGGCACCTTTTTGTTCACCCGCACCACCGTCGGCGAGATCGGTATCCTGCCTCGCCATATCCCCGTGGTAGCCCAATTGGTCGACGACGCCATGGTGCGCGTCGAACGGGAAGGCGAAAAAGATCTACGGGTCGCGGTGGATGGCGGCTTTTTGTCGGTGACCGAGGAAGGGATCAGCATCCTCGCCGAATCCGCCGAATTCGAGTCGGAGATCGACGAGCACGCCGCCAAGCAGGATGCCGAGTCCGACGACCCACGTATCGCCGCCAGGGGTCGCGCCCGATTGCGCGCCGTCGGCGCGATCGACTAG